Sequence from the Suncus etruscus isolate mSunEtr1 chromosome 1, mSunEtr1.pri.cur, whole genome shotgun sequence genome:
ttgaTCCCTtgaagcctgccagaaatgatccctgagggcagaatcagacataaatcctgagcaccactaagtgtggcacaaaaacaaaaaataaataaataataataaaaagaaggaaacaaacttAGAGGCTATAGGTGTGGTCTTATTTAAAGAATAGGATACCAAGTATgctggaagagaaagaataaggcaGGGTATACAAAGAAGAGTCAGGAAAGAAAACCTGGACATGTTACAGGGAGCATCAATCCAGTGAGCCAGAAAAGGGAGTTTGCACTCTGCTCCACACTCAAGGGGAAATCACATTGGACATGACTCTTACTTTCAACATCAAACTTTAAAATCTTCAGCACGGTGTCAGTCTATTGCTAAGACAGGTGTGATTAGACAAGGAGCCTGAGGCCAGGAAGCAGCAGAACTTCCCCCAAATGAGACAGTATCTACAATGCATGCACTCAGAGAATTTCTCCCAACAGCAGTTTTAGAGAACACAAACACTCAGCCCAAATAAATCTCAGGACCCCCATGGTGTGCTGTCAGaatgattcatttcattcattgtCTATTTTTCTACtcatttgacaaatatttattgGAAATCCTGTTCTAAATGCTGGATGTACAGTTGCAAATAGTGTGTTTGTATATTCAAATGGATTTTACATTTTAAGAAAGTAAAACTAGTAACATAAATGTTTAAAGGTAGTGTTAAGAAGAACTATGAAGAAACAGGAATTAACATAAGGGAGTAAAGAAAACCTGGAAATCATAGTTTGGCATTCCCACTTTTCAAATGAGAAGTCCCCTGAGAACCTAGATTTAAGTGCTGAGTTTCATGAAAGCCACCCAAGAACATGCCAAGCAAGAGCACAGCCACACAAAGGCTCTAGGGGCAGGAGTACACTTGTGGCATCCAACCAGCAATAAAAAccttggaaccagagagatattgCCAGAACTGACTGATTTGATGAtcactggcttcccatatggttccccaagtactgccaggagtgcagagtgcagagccaggaataacccctgagcattgttagatgtgctctaaaataaaaacaaacaaaccaaaatagcaGGGAGGCTGGAATTAAGTGTTGGTGGTCAGAGAGCAGCTCCATTGATTGAAAAAGCCCTTTCCTTACCACAACTGGGTCAACCCTGTGACAAGTGAAGAGTCATATTGTTGTCAATTTTTATTGATCTATTCTCTGACTTCTTACTGATTTCACAGCACTACTTTATGTCTCTAAAATCCACATTCTTCTAATCACATCTAGTTTCATTTTCTCACAAACCTCAGCTATCTCCTCTTTAGTTTTTTCACTCATCAAAACCTCAATAGTTCTCATCTCTGACTGCTTGGGTGAATCaccaagatatttttataaaaataccagTGTCCAGGTCAGCAGCCCATGTATTCACATCTTCTAAAAAACCTCCAAGGCGATAACTGTCACCTCTGCACTCAGTCCTTTCTGTCCTCTTTTCCTgccctcccctttctcttctctctttctctcgctgCTCTTTTTATCTCCAGAAGTCTAAGACTTTAGAAATAATGGATACttaaaagaggaggaagagtcaAACAGACAGCACAGAAGTTTATCCGGCAAAggtttaggaaagaaaaaatttaacatacaataataaatgcatatttttttttgcatgtatccAAAATGTGTTTATTGGGACGGTTTCCCATTCATCTTGATTCAGGGAGTTTAGTCTGAAGGAGCACCCTTCTGTAAGCCTTGCTTTTCCTCCTGTAGGCTGGCAGAGGACAGTAGAGCAGCCCACACACAAAACTACCGTCTGTGCATGGCTGAAGACGGTGGTGATCTTATAGCATCCTGGGCATTTGACGTCCATGAAGTAGGAGTTGGGGCTCTGCACCAGCCGCTTCTTCTTGTGCTTCCGCTTCTCCTCCTCCGGAGAGGGGTGAAGGAGATCCTTGGCGAGAGGCATCTTCTCAAGGGGGAGGCCGTCACCGCCGGAAAAGATAAATGCATATTTTTTGGCCTGTGACATGTATAATCAAAGGAGGAATAGATAGGCTTTTACTGCattaacatcaaaataaaaatcccagTTAACTACTCTAGTGGTTCAATAATGAGATATATTTATGAGTTTATGTGTACttctttagataaaaaaaaaaaactattccttTAACCATAGGGCTAAGTGGGAACAAGATGCCCGGAGGACTGAATCAAATAGGAGAGGCCCATGGGAACATACAAATCACATAGTTTGACCTCTGATTTAAGTATAGTAATAATAGATTTAAAGAAGCACTTGTATTGGGGGGATTTGATAAACTCTGTCATgtttaaaggagttacataagatACATAAATTGATCAATAGCTGCATAGCTTTCAATATCAGCCTGCTTTGGAGccagatttttatattaaaaatgtattcttcTCATCCTAAATCAACCTTTTTCCCTAACATTTTCTATCATACAGAAGGCAAGTAAAAAAAGGGAGTAGAAAGTTCAGGAACTTTGAAATTAAGCCCTCAGAGTATTATAATAACCCTTgaacaataaccaaaaaacaatagtaaagagaaaagaaaaaaaaagaatgaatgtccAGGAAAGTCATGAAAAGCTGCTCTTAAACGTGCTCCTCTAGCTAAATCTCCTTTAAATAGGCAATGATAGGCAGAGAGGGAAGAataggagagaggaaaaaatgtcagtgttaaagttttctttaaacTCCCCCAAAGCAAGAATATTTCAAGTTAAGCTGACAGCTATGTAAAGAacggtgcatttttttcttgtttctgatgGCCACCACCTTCTGTTTCTTCCAtccatattttcttctaaattagGACAAAAAAATTTTCTATGACTTTGAATGTGAGAAACCAAGGACAAAAGAATAGCAGCCATATTGTGACTCTGAATTTTACAAAGAGAAGTCAATATTTACAAAACTACACAATTCTATGTCCCACTCTGGGTTTTTTCTTATTGAAATCAGCTTGTACTGTCTCTTAGTTTTATGGTTGATTCAATCTGAGGGTAAATTGGACAGGTCACATTGGAACCTTGGTTCCTATCAAATGTGTCCATAGGGCAAGAAGAGACCAAGTGTGAACCTAATTTAGATAACAGTCTTGAAAGTACCAATGTAAAGTCTCCAGCTTTCATTTTGCCATATCTTTGTCTCTGGGAAAGAAAAGAGCAAGATAACCTTAAACTTTTCCCAAGTTGTATCGTGTTTCCCTCCCATGAGTCTATAAAATGGTGGGTAGGGTTCAGATGAAAAAGCTGGTCTCTACTTCACATGGTGGCAGCTTAACTTTTTCCCATGTGTTTTATCAGTTGATTAGTCCAAATAGTCTTATGCATGGAGATTGCTGTCAACTTGGGCTGTCAGCCCAGGTATCACATTTCTTCTTAGCCTGGCCTCCTCTTCTCCTCTAAAGAGAGCAAACTTCTTTGATGGCAGTGGCACTGCAATATCCCATTAGGCCAAGACTCAGAAATCTCAGAATGTTACTCCTGCAGTAGAACATTGGTAAAAGCAAGTCACAAAGCCAACAGACTCAAAAGAAGGGGAATTAAACTTCATCTTTAGATGAGAGGGGCAACAAAATTCCATtgcaaagagaggagagaatgcaTTGGGCCCATCTTGCTAGCAAGCAATTATTCTGTGATTCATAGAAAATGCATAAAGTGCCTTAACCACCAACCAAGGTGATCCTATGTTCGGTATCAGGCTCCAATGTGTTGAAGATTCTATCTGCAGTTTCTCTTGATTCAAAGATAATTCTGTGGGTTGTTTATTTGGATAAAGCTCAGATGAGATGGTTCCTCTAAGCTCCCTGTAATGTCTGTTGTGTTCCCTCCAGTTTGTTTGGTCATGTGGCTAGTCTACTGAAAGTAGATGGCAGTTGACAGATACAGTAGCTGCCTCCCTCTACAGACTgagatatacatattttctttcatgtgttttctcTTACTTGCTTGTATAGACAAGCTCCTTTATTATGCACAACAGAAGCATTCAACTGGACTTTGTCATCTGATGATACCAGTTAttcaagaagaaatgagaaacagAAAAAGGATAGAAACTATGAAGATTTTGTCATTAAACAAGATCCCATTCTGAAAATCTAAAACTCAATCTGACTGGAGAATCCTCAGAACAATGTAGAAACCACCTCAGATATGTCCCCCTcaagaaataaggagcagaaaaaaaattttctctgttCCCATTTCATTAGCCAAATGCTCTTCCATAGGCTATTAAATCCCCAGTACTTCTGGCCTAGCCCAAATTCAAGCTGAGAAAATGCCCTGAGCCTTCAGAAGGCCACACTGGAAGATACTGAACAGTGAGTGCCAACAGCCTGTGGGTACGACTCAAACAATATTTGTTTCTTTACCAGCAGACTTATTCAGAATTCTGCTGGATTTCAAAGTCTCTATGCCTAGTAAGGTTTTTGATTGATTTGTGGGTTGTTTAGCTTTATTTTGTCTTGAGCTTAGAATTTAGCTTTCCTTTGAAATTCtaaacttataaaaatttttatcataaattttctttgaagATATTCCAAAGTTTACATAAAATGCTCTCAGAGGTTGTCATCTCAAATGGATTAAGATCTACTGCAGCAGTTGTCTCCCTTTTCTGGAGTGTTTTCGGATGAGAAAGAAAATGCTCCACCCCTACCCCCAGGCTGCTGAGGCCAAGTTGCAAAGTTCATTGTAATTCAGTTAAGGGAAAAGACCTGGGACTATGCAGAGCATCTGCCATCCTCTGTTCATCCCTCCTTCGCAGCTGCTTTTGACAGTAGAATGATTTCCTCTACTATTCCAAGACTATTTTCATGTCATTGATGTATGCTTTCTTGTTGATCAAAGCCTGATCtttaaaaatcaggaaaaaagaaatgctgtCTCAGAGTGCAAATGCAAGAACTCTAAATTTACAGTGCAATTCAGTCACTCACTGTAAAACCAAGAACAAATTACTTGacttctttgtatttcttctgtcctcatctttaaaaaaataataaaacaaaataaagggaagggggaaaaacGTACACATACACCATGGACTTACTGTGAGACATAAACTGATAAATGTAATACAGGATAATCCCAGTGCAGTTGATTGTAATTTATGCTCCTTGGAACACCTAAGGCAAGTAAAGCAGAAAAACAGAGAAACGTTGAAGAAGGAAAATTGTGGCAATACCTGCAGGATATTTATGTCTACATTATTCAACAACAGTATGCTGGCAAGACCTAGACAAATCTTACCTCCTAAGTAAttgcatttttgaaatttttcacAATTTTCGAAGTGAGAAATCTTAGAAAATGACAAGATACTTTAAAGTTTGCTCTTACACCTCACCACTGAGCTAGACTTTATAGCTTGTTCATCTGACATAGAACTCTGTGATATCACTACACTGCTCAGTGATATCACACCAATCAGGTTCTCTACTGCAGGTTGACCATTTTGACTGGCCCCAGCCCCATCTTGCCACTAACTACTGACTTGGTTAAAAATATCTATTGACTTGGTTAAGCTTGACTCGCTTCACTGCCTTCCAGATCAATCCAAGCAGTAAGCAGCATCCTGCTGACTAATTTCAACCTACTTCTGCCCCCATTTCTCTCTCGCTCTCATTTTCTGACCCCGTTTGATTCTAAATTTCAGGCCCCAGATGAGTCAATACTTATTAACTCCCCAATACCAGTTTCTTTTTACCTTCTGGAAACACAGATTTGAATCTTTGCTAACTAATTCTATGTAGAGAACATTTAGCAGATCTGCCTCTGTCCCAGTGCACCTTGGGTTAAAACCAGATATGTTTACGAGTCAAAGCCTAATGCAGTTCTGCTGGCACAGTATGTTTATGCTTCTCTCCTTTTGCtgtgggagaggaggggaaggctAAGCTATCCATAGAAGGCACAGTCTTCAGTGTTATAGGTTTATGACAATTGGAGAGCCTATTACTAAGGCAAATTGACACACAAACTAtatctccaaaaaaagaaatttagaaatggAAACATAGTCAAGGTGGGGGAAagggcactgcagggtgtgggttTTAggtaaaagaaaccaaaaccaaagtcttAGGTTGGCACACCAAAAAGGAAGTTTTCAGGATGGACACATATTGGCGAAAGGTATATGTATTTGGTTGACATCTTAGTCCCTGATATTGAGCGTCTACAGGCACCTTCAAGCTTCAGATTAGGCCTT
This genomic interval carries:
- the LOC125997196 gene encoding 40S ribosomal protein S27-like, coding for MPLAKDLLHPSPEEEKRKHKKKRLVQSPNSYFMDVKCPGCYKITTVFSHAQTVVLCVGCSTVLCQPTGGKARLTEGCSFRLNSLNQDEWETVPINTFWIHAKKNIMIDNSHAVETAQVPNDR